In Candidatus Cohnella colombiensis, one DNA window encodes the following:
- a CDS encoding tetratricopeptide repeat protein, translating into MDCFAILNIEPTTDLKEIKRAYTKLLKVYSPEVDQEGFQKLRAAYEEAVARIEQNVQIGERETSSVDEFMSSFEAQYLDYRKRMDVNSWSALIDQEICHHLDSSNEISNRILVYMQNHYYIPHEVWSILNSHFNWSMNVSQLYEVFDQSYIDFVIRQVTKPSYFRHEWLLKCEDGRQEEFMAMYNQGHQALNEYNYFIVKQSIEAASTICPDHPDLLILVARFQITNGQIEAGEQILNQLIDQDINDVFAYYYRGNLLFRKGLYVQAYVDFERVIVQIPDFSDVLFSLGKCGVSLGKYKEAVHYLKKIRDIMPYDQEVAQLLNAAQQFHLAEMKVQAQHDPDNIELKLMLAEAYRELMNADECYAIVCDVAEKGMLDVKGYEHMISALTMQGNKELSLIKLNEGLMHHPLNYELLMLKASVLDDLDQLEQSLEVFELAEQVNAEDSTLYNNRAHVLNRLERHNEALEQAEYAIRLDPNVANAYKHKADALLALGLYGACYEACEKALQLYPQYLNAFVTQMKLFMALKRYDDVLVVFNRATELGYKDIRLFYEKAYALYFLDKNEEAVEFFNHAIELNDRDASNYLGKGLCYYYMGDYDAAIENFDFTIQYDPRSIAGFHKVRALKQLTRLEDALRESEQAIARDAENQAGLHFFRGEIYYDQSKSYDAIHEYEKAIALNPQYDLAYYSLGCAYMQLKQYAEARTYFDQAIELDPSETAYHRELSTTYMRLKEYNNCLEQANMVLEMDSKQIVGFENKGWALYQMDLNDESEQVVRTGLQLQSDNLSLLYLKLVLFKDRGDFQDALIVSDRILEVYPDDDDTIEQRKQLLEQLKPKKKLLGLF; encoded by the coding sequence ATGGATTGCTTCGCTATATTAAATATCGAACCGACAACAGATTTGAAGGAAATCAAGCGAGCTTATACAAAACTGCTCAAAGTATATTCTCCAGAGGTAGACCAAGAAGGCTTCCAAAAGCTAAGGGCTGCGTACGAGGAAGCTGTTGCTAGAATCGAACAAAACGTTCAGATCGGAGAGCGCGAAACTTCTTCGGTTGACGAATTCATGAGCAGTTTTGAAGCACAATACTTGGATTACCGAAAGCGGATGGATGTTAATAGCTGGAGTGCATTGATCGATCAGGAGATTTGCCATCACTTGGATAGCAGCAACGAAATCAGCAATCGGATACTTGTATATATGCAAAACCACTATTACATTCCGCATGAAGTATGGTCTATATTGAATAGTCACTTCAATTGGAGTATGAACGTATCTCAACTATATGAAGTGTTCGATCAATCCTACATAGATTTCGTCATTCGTCAAGTAACGAAGCCGAGTTATTTTCGACATGAATGGCTGCTCAAGTGCGAGGATGGGCGTCAGGAAGAGTTTATGGCGATGTATAATCAAGGGCATCAAGCACTGAATGAGTACAATTATTTTATTGTAAAGCAATCGATAGAAGCTGCGTCTACCATTTGTCCTGATCATCCTGATTTATTGATTCTCGTTGCTAGATTTCAAATCACGAACGGTCAAATCGAAGCAGGCGAGCAAATCCTAAATCAATTAATTGACCAAGACATAAACGATGTATTTGCATATTACTATCGAGGAAACTTGTTATTTCGCAAAGGTTTGTATGTGCAAGCGTATGTCGATTTCGAGCGAGTGATTGTGCAGATTCCGGATTTTTCCGATGTATTATTCTCATTAGGTAAATGCGGGGTTAGTCTAGGCAAGTATAAGGAAGCGGTACATTACTTGAAGAAAATTAGAGACATCATGCCTTATGATCAAGAAGTGGCACAATTGTTAAATGCAGCGCAACAATTCCATCTCGCGGAAATGAAAGTGCAGGCGCAGCATGATCCTGACAATATCGAGTTGAAATTGATGCTGGCAGAAGCCTATCGAGAGCTGATGAACGCTGATGAATGCTATGCAATTGTATGTGATGTTGCAGAGAAAGGGATGCTTGATGTCAAAGGTTATGAGCATATGATTTCGGCGCTCACTATGCAAGGCAATAAGGAATTGTCTCTTATTAAGTTGAATGAAGGGTTAATGCACCATCCTCTAAATTACGAGTTACTCATGTTGAAAGCAAGCGTATTGGACGACTTGGATCAGTTGGAACAATCGCTTGAAGTATTTGAACTCGCCGAACAGGTTAATGCGGAAGATTCGACGCTTTATAATAATCGAGCGCATGTGCTTAATCGTCTGGAGCGACATAATGAAGCGTTGGAACAAGCAGAGTATGCAATTCGTCTTGACCCGAATGTTGCGAATGCTTATAAGCATAAAGCTGACGCTCTGCTTGCCCTTGGATTGTATGGGGCTTGCTATGAAGCTTGTGAAAAGGCGTTGCAGCTTTACCCTCAATATTTGAATGCTTTTGTTACACAGATGAAATTATTTATGGCATTGAAACGGTATGATGATGTTCTGGTCGTCTTTAATCGTGCAACTGAGCTTGGTTATAAAGATATTCGCTTGTTCTATGAAAAGGCGTACGCACTTTACTTCTTAGATAAAAATGAGGAAGCAGTGGAATTTTTCAATCATGCGATTGAGCTGAATGATCGTGATGCGTCTAACTATCTTGGCAAAGGTTTATGCTACTACTATATGGGCGATTATGATGCAGCGATTGAAAACTTCGATTTCACCATTCAATATGATCCCCGTAGCATTGCCGGGTTCCATAAAGTTCGAGCGTTAAAGCAGCTTACGAGATTAGAGGATGCACTCCGAGAGTCAGAGCAGGCGATTGCAAGAGATGCGGAAAATCAGGCAGGGCTTCATTTTTTTCGTGGAGAAATTTATTATGACCAAAGTAAATCATATGACGCTATCCATGAATATGAGAAAGCCATTGCATTGAATCCACAGTATGATCTTGCTTATTATTCTCTAGGCTGTGCTTACATGCAATTGAAGCAATATGCAGAAGCACGTACGTATTTCGATCAAGCGATTGAATTGGATCCATCTGAAACCGCCTACCACCGAGAGTTAAGCACAACGTATATGCGGCTTAAAGAATATAATAATTGTTTGGAGCAAGCTAATATGGTTCTAGAGATGGACTCTAAGCAAATTGTTGGCTTTGAGAATAAAGGCTGGGCACTCTATCAAATGGATCTCAATGATGAGTCTGAACAGGTTGTTCGTACTGGATTGCAACTGCAAAGCGACAATCTTAGCTTGTTATATCTAAAGCTCGTTTTATTCAAAGACAGAGGGGATTTCCAAGATGCGCTCATCGTGTCAGATCGTATTCTTGAGGTGTATCCAGATGATGATGATACGATTGAACAAAGGAAGCAATTGCTAGAGCAGCTAAAGCCGAAGAAAAAGCTATTGGGTCTGTTCTAA
- the yhbH gene encoding sporulation protein YhbH, giving the protein MSDPSFILSQEDWSLHRKGYQDQARHQQKVRDAIKMNLPDLISEENIVMSDGRHIIKIPIRSLDEYHIIYNRNKKKHVGQGDGDSQVGDVLGVDPVAKPGKGEGAGSDPGEDVIEAEISIAELENMLFEELELPYLKKKDKETLDVQDIRFADVRRKGIMSNIDKKRTILENLRRNSREGHSIIGGISPDDLRFKTWEEIVKPQNNAVIIAMMDTSGSMGSFEKYCARSFFFWMGRFLRKQYEKVEIVFIAHHTEAKEVTEEEFFTRGESGGTICSSAYVKALEIIDSRYPPSLYNIYPFHFSDGDNLTSDNERCVRLIKELLDRSNIFGYGEVNQYNRSSTLMSAYKHLEHPQFLYHVIKEKSEIYQALKTFFRKREAVG; this is encoded by the coding sequence ATGAGCGATCCGTCCTTTATTTTGTCACAAGAAGACTGGTCCTTGCATCGCAAGGGGTACCAAGATCAAGCGCGCCATCAGCAGAAGGTGCGCGACGCAATCAAGATGAATTTACCTGATCTCATCTCAGAAGAGAATATCGTCATGTCCGACGGGCGCCATATTATTAAAATTCCGATTCGGAGTCTCGATGAATACCACATTATTTACAATCGCAACAAGAAAAAGCATGTCGGTCAAGGTGACGGGGATAGTCAGGTCGGTGATGTGCTCGGCGTAGATCCGGTAGCTAAACCCGGCAAAGGAGAAGGTGCTGGCTCAGATCCTGGAGAAGATGTCATCGAAGCAGAGATTTCGATCGCAGAGCTCGAAAACATGCTGTTTGAAGAGCTTGAACTTCCTTATCTGAAAAAGAAGGACAAGGAAACGCTGGACGTTCAGGACATTCGCTTCGCAGACGTCAGACGCAAAGGGATTATGTCTAACATCGATAAGAAACGAACGATACTAGAAAACCTGCGCCGGAACTCAAGAGAGGGTCATTCAATCATCGGTGGCATTAGCCCTGATGATCTACGCTTCAAGACGTGGGAGGAAATCGTTAAGCCGCAAAATAATGCTGTCATCATCGCGATGATGGATACATCTGGCTCGATGGGCTCATTCGAAAAATATTGCGCGCGCTCTTTCTTTTTCTGGATGGGACGCTTTCTAAGAAAGCAATATGAGAAGGTAGAAATTGTATTTATCGCGCATCATACCGAAGCGAAGGAAGTAACCGAGGAAGAATTTTTCACACGCGGAGAAAGCGGAGGAACAATCTGTTCATCCGCTTATGTCAAAGCACTCGAAATTATCGATTCACGTTATCCTCCGTCGCTATACAACATCTATCCGTTTCACTTTTCAGATGGTGATAACTTAACGAGTGACAACGAACGGTGTGTTCGTCTCATTAAGGAGCTGCTCGATCGCTCGAACATTTTCGGATACGGCGAAGTGAATCAATACAATCGTTCCAGTACCCTAATGTCTGCCTACAAGCACTTGGAGCATCCACAATTTTTATACCATGTCATCAAAGAAAAAAGCGAAATCTATCAAGCTCTAAAGACGTTCTTTCGCAAGCGGGAGGCTGTGGGATAG
- a CDS encoding exonuclease SbcCD subunit D — MKVIHTADWHLGKLVQGVYMTDDQREVLAQLLEVIKQEKPDAVVIAGDLYDRAVPPTEAVELLDEWFETVVMQLKTPVLAISGNHDSPDRLDFATKMMEASGLHLVGQLKTDLKPVVLNDEHGEVHFYLIPYADPAQVRFLYDAEEIRTHDDAMKFMISKIVERLDPNARNVFVGHAFVTPGGVAQDNTSESERPLSVGGAEHVHAEYYRPFNYTALGHLHQAHYVGDETIRYAGSPLKYSISEENHRKGFLIVQIDGDGAVTVDKRELKPLRDMRRVAASIEEIERQHARNDDYVFVTLLNDNPVLFPMEKVRAIYPNALHVEQRISNLNVGDTAIAAENSRSRRESDPTELFASFYQEVKGMPLSDNQKMLFADTYAIVVREEEGTR, encoded by the coding sequence ATGAAAGTGATTCATACTGCCGATTGGCATCTAGGAAAGCTCGTTCAAGGTGTATATATGACAGACGATCAACGTGAGGTACTTGCGCAATTGCTTGAGGTAATCAAGCAAGAAAAGCCCGATGCAGTCGTAATAGCAGGGGATCTGTATGATCGTGCTGTACCACCGACTGAAGCAGTGGAATTACTGGATGAATGGTTCGAAACGGTCGTCATGCAATTGAAAACGCCTGTGCTGGCCATCTCTGGCAATCATGATAGTCCAGATCGCTTGGACTTTGCAACGAAAATGATGGAGGCAAGCGGCCTGCATCTCGTAGGACAATTGAAGACGGATTTGAAACCAGTTGTACTGAACGACGAGCACGGCGAGGTTCATTTTTATTTAATCCCGTACGCTGATCCAGCACAAGTACGGTTTCTATATGACGCAGAAGAAATACGTACGCATGATGATGCTATGAAATTTATGATTTCGAAGATAGTAGAACGTCTAGATCCGAATGCCAGGAATGTGTTTGTCGGACATGCTTTTGTTACGCCGGGTGGAGTTGCACAGGACAATACGAGTGAGTCGGAGCGTCCGCTATCTGTCGGTGGGGCAGAGCATGTGCATGCTGAATATTATCGTCCATTTAACTATACAGCGCTAGGGCATCTCCATCAGGCGCATTATGTCGGTGATGAAACGATTCGATATGCGGGATCGCCGCTCAAATATTCGATCTCAGAGGAAAATCATCGGAAAGGTTTTCTCATTGTACAGATTGACGGGGATGGGGCAGTAACCGTTGATAAACGAGAGTTGAAACCGTTACGCGACATGCGTCGTGTTGCAGCTTCAATAGAAGAGATTGAGAGGCAGCATGCACGCAATGATGATTATGTATTCGTCACATTGCTGAATGACAATCCGGTATTGTTCCCGATGGAAAAAGTAAGGGCAATCTATCCGAATGCGTTGCACGTTGAGCAGCGGATTTCAAATTTGAATGTTGGCGATACAGCAATAGCCGCAGAAAATAGCCGGTCACGGCGGGAAAGCGATCCAACCGAACTTTTTGCATCCTTCTATCAGGAAGTGAAGGGGATGCCTTTATCCGACAACCAAAAAATGCTGTTCGCAGACACGTATGCGATTGTCGTTCGTGAAGAGGAGGGAACGAGATGA